A single window of Ovis canadensis isolate MfBH-ARS-UI-01 breed Bighorn chromosome 15, ARS-UI_OviCan_v2, whole genome shotgun sequence DNA harbors:
- the LOC138420766 gene encoding olfactory receptor 8K3-like, producing the protein MEAHNGTVLSEFILMGITDRPELQAPLFGLFLIIYRTSVVGNLGMVILTKVDSRLQTPMYFFLRHLAFTDLGYSTTVGPKMLVNFVADQNKISYYFCATQLTFFLVFIISELFILAAMSYDRYVAICNPLLYPVVMSQMVCQVLVAMPYLYSIFESLLIALKIFDSSFCGYNVIRHFYCDSLPLLSLLCSNANEIGLIILTSAGFNLIFSLLIVLVSYLLILAFILRMSSAEGRHKAFSTCGSHLTVVTVFYGALIFMYVQPESNHSFDTDKMSSIFYTLIIPMLNPLIYSLRNKDVKHALQSTWKRICNSLS; encoded by the coding sequence ATGGAAGCACACAATGGAACAGTGCTGAGTGAATTCATCCTCATGGGAATCACAGACCGCCCTGAGCTGCAGGCTCCATTGTTTGGGCTCTTCCTCATCATCTACAGGACCTCAGTGGTGGGCAACTTGGGCATGGTCATCCTCACTAAGGTGGACTCCAGGCTGCAGACAcccatgtacttctttctcaGGCACCTGGCTTTCACGGATCTTGGTTATTCAACAACCGTGGGCCCCAAAATGTTAGTAAATTTTGTGGCGGATCAAAATAAAATCTCCTATTACTTTTGCGCTACACAGCTAACTTTCTTTCTCGTGTTCATTATTAGTGAGCTTTTCATTCTGGCAGCAATgtcctatgaccgctatgtggccatctgtaacCCTCTGCTCTACCCAGTGGTCATGTCGCAAATGGTATGTCAGGTGCTGGTGGCAATGCCTTATCTCTATAGCATATTTGAGTCTCTTCTTATAGCCTTAAAGATATTTGACTCATCATTCTGTGGCTATAATGTCATCAGACATTTCTACTGTGACAGTCTCCCCTTGCTATCTTTGCTCTGCTCAAACGCAAATGAAATTGGACTGATTATTCTTACCTCAGCAggttttaatttgattttctctCTTCTGATAGTTCTTGTGTCTTACCTTCTTATTCTTGCATTCATTCTTAGGATGAGCTCTGCTGAAGGCAGGCACAAGGCTTTTTCTACCTGTGGGTCTCACCTGACGGTGGTCACAGTGTTCTATGGGGCTTTAATATTCATGTACGTTCAGCCAGAGTCCAACCATTCATTTGACACAGATAAAATGTCATCTATATTTTATACTCTCATTATCCCTATGCTAAATCCCTTGATCTACAGTTTGAGGAACAAAGATGTCAAACATGCCCTACAAAGTACgtggaaaagaatatgcaatTCTCTCTCTTAA